Proteins encoded within one genomic window of Syntrophorhabdus sp.:
- the pgsA gene encoding CDP-diacylglycerol--glycerol-3-phosphate 3-phosphatidyltransferase: MKAKDEQLPLWTLPNRLCILRILFIPLIIIFIEKGFFYVAFVLFILAGITDGLDGFVARRFKLTSKLGLYLDPIADKLLVSSVLITLTYHNLVPLWVTILLVCREFIINGLRSFYALEGITIYPSFTGKLKTTLQIVAISCLLFKHPLAQQVGLYVIYAALLFSMYSAVNYITAIFRPKKMGDGS, translated from the coding sequence ATGAAAGCCAAAGACGAACAGCTCCCTCTCTGGACGCTTCCTAACCGGCTGTGCATCCTGAGAATACTCTTCATCCCCTTGATCATAATTTTTATAGAGAAAGGGTTCTTCTACGTCGCCTTCGTCCTTTTTATCCTGGCCGGTATAACGGACGGGCTGGACGGTTTCGTGGCGCGAAGGTTCAAGCTCACGTCAAAGCTCGGTCTCTATCTCGATCCCATCGCCGACAAGCTGCTTGTCTCCTCGGTGCTCATCACGCTCACCTACCACAACCTGGTGCCGTTATGGGTGACCATCCTTCTCGTGTGCAGGGAATTCATCATCAACGGGCTGCGGTCCTTCTACGCTCTCGAAGGCATCACCATTTATCCCTCTTTCACGGGTAAGCTCAAGACCACGCTCCAGATCGTGGCCATATCCTGCCTCCTTTTCAAACATCCCCTTGCTCAGCAGGTAGGACTGTACGTCATCTATGCCGCTCTCCTCTTCAGCATGTACTCGGCAGTGAACTACATAACGGCGATATTCAGACCAAAGAAGATGGGTGATGGGTCATAG
- a CDS encoding lytic transglycosylase domain-containing protein, translating into MSIKVVFIVGLCLLPLAAYPAIYTYVDESGTSHFTNILPIGKKFRVVISERIRHVVARVFNNTTYDGIIERQAQTHGIDPSLVKAVMKAESNFNPNAMSHKGAQGLMQLMPDTARLMKVDNPFDPEENIRGGTRYLKYLGETFGGNLDLMLAAYNAGPARVKEYNMNIPPYDETRTYVQRVKSYYKSFKKN; encoded by the coding sequence ATGAGTATCAAGGTTGTATTCATAGTGGGATTATGCCTGTTGCCGCTCGCGGCATATCCCGCGATATATACCTACGTGGATGAAAGCGGCACGTCCCATTTCACGAACATTCTTCCCATTGGGAAAAAATTCCGGGTTGTGATCTCCGAACGGATAAGACACGTCGTCGCGCGGGTCTTCAACAACACCACCTACGACGGTATTATTGAACGTCAAGCGCAGACGCACGGGATAGACCCCTCGCTCGTCAAGGCGGTCATGAAGGCCGAGTCCAATTTCAACCCCAACGCCATGTCACACAAAGGCGCTCAGGGTCTCATGCAACTCATGCCGGACACGGCACGTTTGATGAAGGTGGATAACCCCTTCGATCCCGAAGAGAATATCCGGGGCGGGACGAGATACCTGAAGTACCTGGGCGAGACCTTCGGGGGCAACCTTGACCTCATGCTGGCCGCATACAACGCCGGGCCGGCACGGGTCAAGGAATATAACATGAACATCCCGCCGTACGATGAAACACGCACGTACGTGCAACGGGTCAAGTCCTACTATAAATCGTTCAAGAAGAATTGA